One Phaseolus vulgaris cultivar G19833 chromosome 11, P. vulgaris v2.0, whole genome shotgun sequence genomic window carries:
- the LOC137819448 gene encoding protein translation factor SUI1 homolog, whose amino-acid sequence MSELDAQIPTAFDPFAEANADDSGAGSKEYVHIRVQQRNGRKSLTTVQGLKKEFSYNKILKDVKKEFCCNGTVVQDPELGQVIQLQGDQRKNVSAFLVQAGIVKKEHIKIHGF is encoded by the exons ATGTCTGAATTAGACGCTCAAATTCCTACTGCCTTCG ATCCTTTTGCTGAGGCAAATGCTGATGACTCGGGTGCTGGGTCAAAGGAGTATGTGCATATTCGTGTACAACAGAGAAATGGTAGGAAAAGCCTGACAACTGTTCAGGGATTGAAAAAAGAATTCAGCTATAACAAGATACTTAAAGACGTTAAGAAAGAGTTCTGTTGCAATGGCACAGTTGTTCAGGACCCAGAACTAGGACAG GTTATTCAACTTCAAGGTGATCAGCGGAAGAATGTTTCTGCCTTCCTAGTCCAG GCTGGTATCGTGAAGAAGGAGCATATCAAGATTCATGGTTTCTAA